In Vibrio pomeroyi, the genomic window TACTGCGCCCGGCATACCAGCCAATGCAGAAGGCTCTAATTGAATACCTTCGGATTGATTCAATTCACTTAGCAACTGATACATACGTTCATCGGTTAATGTGCAATAACCATCCAATAAACGTTCCATTGCTCGGCCAACAAAACCAGAAGCCCGCCCCACCGCCAAACCATCTGCAGCTGTTAGGTTATCAATACCCAGATCTTGCACTGCAATTTCATCATGCAAACCAGTGTGAACGCCCAACAACATACAAGGCGAATGAGTTGGTTCAGCAAAAATGCAGTGAACATCATCACCAAAAGCCATCTTTAAACCAAATGCCACACCACCGGGGCCACCACCAACACCACATGGCAAGTAAACGAACAATGGGTGCTCTTTGTCGACGATAATCTGTTGTTGTTCGAATTGTTGTTTGAGCCTCTCTCCCGCCACAGAATAACCAAGGAACAAGGTTTGAGAATTCTCATCATCAATGAAGAAACAACGGGGATCTTGCTCTGCTTCTTTACGTCCTTGCTCTACCGCTACACCGTAATCTTGTTCGTACTCGACCACATTGACGCCATGCTCACGCAGTTTGTTCTTCTTCCATGCTCTCGCATCAGCAGACATGTGAACCGATACCGTAAACCCAAGCTTGGCACTCATAATACCGATGGACATGCCAAGGTTACCTGTCGAGCCTACGGCAATGCTGTACTGTTGGAAAAACTCTAGAAACTCAGGCTCTAGCAGCTTGCTGTAATCATCGCTCTCACTCAA contains:
- a CDS encoding D-serine ammonia-lyase, yielding MTVLNVDKLISDFPLLQRLIALDEVAWFNPNITTLEQGLPYVGLGEKDIHDASLRLQRFAPYLAKAFPETQITNGIIESELIDIPAMKSVLEAHYQLPIKGRLMMKKDSHLPISGSIKARGGIYEVLTHAEKLALEAGLLSESDDYSKLLEPEFLEFFQQYSIAVGSTGNLGMSIGIMSAKLGFTVSVHMSADARAWKKNKLREHGVNVVEYEQDYGVAVEQGRKEAEQDPRCFFIDDENSQTLFLGYSVAGERLKQQFEQQQIIVDKEHPLFVYLPCGVGGGPGGVAFGLKMAFGDDVHCIFAEPTHSPCMLLGVHTGLHDEIAVQDLGIDNLTAADGLAVGRASGFVGRAMERLLDGYCTLTDERMYQLLSELNQSEGIQLEPSALAGMPGAVHVEHNREYLERLGIDDSKLTNATHLVWATGGGMVPEQEMAAYLGKSSL